A region of the Conyzicola lurida genome:
CCGGGCTAGGCCCGCTCTAAACGCGGCTGAACCAGTAATCCCGCAGCCACTCCAGGAGCCGTTGCGCCTCGTCGTTGCCGCTCGCGAGCCGCACCTCGCCGGTGCTTGCGTCGAACATGTCGTCGTACCCGGGCAGGGCCGTGATCGAGTCGTCGGTGAGCGGGCGGAATCCCATGGTCCAGTCCGGGAACTGGCGTTCGGTGATCGGTTCTTCACTGACCACGTGGATGCCGCGATGGCGCGGATCCGCGGCGATGACCGTGAACCGCGCCGCCAGCTGCTCGTCGGGGCCCTCGAGGATCTGGATGAAGCGGCCCCGGTGATAGAGCAGGGCCCCGGTCAGGTCGTGGCGCACGTTGTTCGCGCGGGCCTGGACGAGGATCGCGGCGATCTCCTCGTCGGTCATGTAGGCCGCCGCGGCGCTCACGTAGGCGATGGATTTCATGCGATTCCCCGAGTATTCATCAGGCGAGTCTTGCCGCTTTGGCGGCACCGGACTACGCCCACTACTGGGGCCGCGTCTGCGCTGCCAACCCCGATTCCATTTGTGGTGACTAAGATTCAGCAAGAGCGGGACGAGGGGGATCGAATGGCGTTCGTCACAATCGACACCGGGGTGGCGCAGGACCTGTCGGCTGCCAGGGCGACGTGACCTCCGTATCCGCGCATCGCGTCGGGGGCGAAGCGCCCGGTCGACGGCCGCGACTGCGGTTGCGGACGGTGCTTCTCGGAGCGTCCGTTCTCGTCGTGATCTTCTTTCTGTCTTCGACATCGATCCTGCTGCGCCCCCCGGACACCGCGTGGTCGGCATGGTGGCCGGCGAGCGGAGTCGCGATCGGCGTGGCGGCACGGTGCGAGAAGCGGTGGCTCTGGTCCGTCGTAGCGGCGATAGGCGTCGTGTCCGCGTTGGCGAGCGTCGTCGGCGGTCGTGAGCTCGTGCTGGCGGCCTGGATCGGTGCGGCGGTCGCTGCCGAGGTGTGGGTCGGAGCCACGGTGCTGCGACCACGACCCGACCGTGAGCCACGGCTCAACACCGCGGGTGATCTCTACCGTCTGCTCCTCTGCGCGCTCGCCGCGTCGGTCGCCTTCGGTGTTATCGGGGGGACAGCCGTGGCCGTGCTCCGTGGAGGCGACAGCTACCTCCCGGCCCTCCTCGCCTCGGTCCCCGCGCACGCGGCCGGAGTGCTCCTCATTGCCCCGCTGCTGATTCCACGCAGTCGGGAGCCGGGAAGTGCCAGCCGCGTCGAGTCCACGCTGGTCTGGATCGCGCTGGCCGTCGTCATATTCCTCTGTTTCGGGGTCAACGTCGGACTCCCCGTCGCGTTCCTGGTCAGTGTGCCGTTGACCTGGGGTGCGACGCGGCTCGCACCCCGCAGCGCTCTCTGGTTGATGGTCGTCACCGCCATCGCGGTGACGACGCTCAGCCTCGTCGGACGCGGACCCTTTTCATTCGGCGGACTGGCACCCGGCGTAAGCGTCCTGATGGTCCAGCTGTTCAACCTGTCGTTCGGGCTCGTCGCCCTCACGCTGATCGTGTTGACCGCGCAACGTCGGCGCCTGAGCGAGGCTCTGGAGGAGAGCGCCGGCTTGTTCCGTGCCGCGTTCGACCACTCACCGCTCGGCTATGCGGTGGTCACGAAAACGCCCGCGGGACCGGTAGTCGACCAGCTCAATTCCGCCGGCCGCGACCTCCTCGGACTGCGTGACGGCGACCCGGTGCACATCATGGAGCATCTCAGCGACGACAGCTGGGTCGAGCTCGGTGCGATTATCGGTACGCACGGCGACGTCCGTCGTACGCAGTGGCAGGGCGCCATGACCCTCCAGGACGGTCGCAGCATTCAGGCGCTGATTTCCACCCTGCCGAGCGACCTCGTACACGACAGCCTCGCCATCCAGTTCTTCGACATCACCGAGCAGCAACGCGCGCAACACGCCGCGCGCGAGGATCTGTTGCGCGCCGGCGAAGTGCAGCAGGCGCTGCTCCCGAAAGACCTGACACCGCTCAGCGGATACGACGTCGCGGGAGCGTGCGTTTCGGCGAAAACGGTGGGCGGCGACTTCTACGACTGGTATCGGGTCACGGGCGGACTCGCCTTCTCCCTCGGCGACGTCATGGGCAAGGGAGTGGGGGCGGGGATGATTGCCGCCACTGCCCGCGCCGCGCTGCGGAGCGCACGCCACGTCGACGATGTCACCGTGGCTGTCGCCCGCGCCGCCGACACCCTCAATATCGATGCTGCCAGCGCGGACTCGTTCGCCACCCTCGTCCACGGCCGCCTCCGGGCGGACACCGGTGAATTCGACTATGTGGACGCCGGACACGGTCTCGCAATCATCCTGCGCGCCGACGGCACCATCGGGCGGATGGCCTCGTCGGACGTACCGCTGGGAATCGATCTCGGCGGCGACTGGACGACACACTCGGACGTCCTCCACCCCGGCGACACGCTGATCGCCTTCAGCGACGGAGTCTTGGACCTCTACGACGGCACTCTGGCCACGCTGGACGATGTCGCCGATCTCGCCCGCGAGTCGGCGTCGCCCGCCGAACTCGCCTCGCGGCTCACCGAACTCGCGCGTCAGGTACCGGAGCTCGAAGACGACTGCACGGTTCTGATAGTCCGACGGGTCAGCTCGGAATGAAATACGGGATCCGCGCTTTCGCGCGGATCCCGAGGGGTGGGCCCCGTCGGGCTCGAACCGACGACCCACGGATTAAAAGTCCGATGCTCTACCAACTGAGCTAGAGGCCCCTGCATTAAATGTAGCGTGTAGTCGTGACCGATGAGTTCCATAAGCCGACCCAGTACTCGGGCGACAAGTTCGACACCTACGAGGGTGGCGAAGATCCCGCGCAGATTCTGCGGGTTGCGCATGACACCGCGCACGCTCTCGTCGCGCGCGCCCGAGCCAGCGACGACCCCGCCGTCGTCGACCGGCTCGTCGCGTACACCGACGAACACGGCGTCGACGCGCTCTCCGAGCTGTGGGCCCGCTCGAGCGCGAAGAGCCTGCCGGGCGCTCTCTGGCGTATCTACCTGCTGCGTCTGCTGATCCGCCAGGACTCCGAGAACATCGCCTACCTGTTCCAGCGCGGCACCGAGGTGCTCGGCACGATCGACGCCGTCGTGGCCGGCGCCCCCATGCCCACGGGCCCCGACGAGATCACCGAGCTCGCGGACGAGATCCTCCGCGGCCTGTTCCGCGGCGACTTCGCCACCGCCCTCGACCGCGCCGCCGCCTTCTGCCGCATCACCTCGGCCGGCTGCACTAGCGTCGCGGACGACGTCGACATCGTCACCCCCGAGCGCGCCACCGAACTCACGCGCCGCGCCCTGCGCCTCACCCTCACGGGCGACGAGCTCAGCACGTGCGCGCGGCTCGACCGCGCCGGCAACCTCGACTAACCACGCCGAACCCCGCCGCTGAGAGCGAACAGCGGCTGCGGCATCCGTCGTCTGGCTGACAAGCCACACGAAGAATGTAAAATGGATGTCGCCGGGCCGCGGTAACCCCGGGCTCCACTAATAGCCGCTTCGAGCGGCCTTGCGCCGAGAGGCGTTCTGCGGCCCGGCACCTACGAAACCCGGCACTTCGAGACCCGGCACCTACGAGACTCAGGGCATTTGCGAAATACATTCCGAAACGCTCCAATCCGTTTCCGGCTTCACGCCGAATCACTGACATGCTTAAGCTCGTGACGAGAGAGACCGACAGCGAGGACTATATGTCCGACGCCACCGCGACTCTCGATGAACTTCTTGCGCTTGTCGCGCAGGGAGATCAAGCGGCTTTCGCACGTTTGTACGACCAGATCGCCCCGCGGGTTCTGGGTCTCGTCCGGCGACTGCTGCGTGATCACGCTCAGTCCGAAGAGGTCACCCAGGAGATCTTCTTGGAGATCTGGCAGAACGCGACTCGGTACGACTCCGCGAAAGGCGGAGCGTCCACCTGGATCATGACAATGGCCCACCGACGCGCTGTCGACCGGGTTCGTGCTTCGCAATCGTCGCGTGACCGCGACACCAAAATCGGCATCCGTGACTACGATGCCGCCTACGACAATGTCTCAGAAACCGTGCAGGTCCGCGTCGAACACGAAAGGGTGGAAAAAGCGATGCTTCGATTGACCGAACTCCAGCGCCAAGCCGTCTCTCTCGCGTACTACGGCGGATACAGCCACAGTGAAGTTGCAACCCTCCTCAGCGTTCCCATCGGAACGGTGAAGACTCGTCTCCGCGACGGAATGATCCGTCTGCGCGACGAATTGGGGGTGGCGTCATGACCGACGACAAGCTGACTCCTGCCGACGACGTCGCGACCCTCACCGGCGCGTACGTTCTCAATGCCCTCTCCGCCGAGGAACGACTGGCCTTCGAAGCCAAGCTCGGCGAATCCGAATCTTTGCGCCACGAGGTAACCGAATTGGCCGACACCGCAGTACTGCTGGGCCGTGCCGTCGCACCGGTCGAGCCACCGGCGGCCCTCAAGGCCAGCATCATGGGGCTCATCGCCTCCACGCCGCAGCTTCCCGCCGTGGCTCCCGTCGTCTCCATTACGAGCAAGGCGGATGCCGCGGCAGCCGTCGAGGCTCCCGCCGCTGTGGCGTCGGCCACGCCGACGTTCTCGCCCGCCGCCCGTAAAGCGCAGGTGCGCTGGTTCATGCGTCCCGCGGCGCTGCTCGCCGGGGTCGCGGCAGCGTTCGTACTCTTCGCCGGCGGCGGACTCCTCGTCACGACGCTGAACGACGCCCAGACGCAGCGCGTGCAGGCCGACGGCCTCGCAGCCATCACGTCGGCCGACGACAAGCAGCAGGCGGTCGCGGACGTCAGCGGCGGCGGATCCGCCACCCTCGTCTGGTCGAACGAGCTGCAGAGCTCGGCGGTCATCGTCGACGGTCTCGCGACGCTTCCCGACGGCAATGTCTACGAACTCTGGTACATCGACGGCGAGGGCCCGCGTTCCGCCGGCACGTTCACGGTGAGCGAGGACGGCTCCACCTGGCGCGTGCTCGACGGCGAAATGCGCGCCGGCGACACGGTCGGCGTCACGGTCGAACCGGCGGGCGGCTCCGAGCAGCCGACGACGGACCCGATCGTCGCGATCGCCAGCGCGTAACTTCTCCACCATGCAACGCCCGGCCCCGTGCCGGGCGTTGCGTCGTTAAGCGCCGCCCGGATGCCGCGAATCGACCCATCCGCACGGCAAACGGGTCGATTCGCGGCAACCCGGCGCGTGATGGGCGGCGGTGTTCGTCATTCAGGGTGGATGGCGCGGCGAGGCGGCGTCTGCCGCGTGACGACGGGGGTTCGCGGTCGTCGGGCTCTGCGCCATCCTGAATCATGAACGGCGGGTGGTATCGCAACTCAGGCAGGATCGCCCGGCTGGCGTGGTGAGCCGCGGGAAAACGGGCCCCGGCGGGCGGGCGACGCGAATCTGCCTGAGTTGCGCAGACGTGTGGCGCAGCGAGGTGGCCGCGCGCAGGTTTGTCGCGCACGCGCCCGTTCGTACCGCCGCGCCCGTGACGAACCGCAGCGCGCACGACGAACCGCAGCGCCCACGACGACGCTGAGCGCCGCACACCGCGCCGCAGCGCACGAACGGCCCGCCGATGTCGACGGGCCGTTCTGTGGTGCGAGGTGCGGGGTTATCCGAACTTGCCGGAGACGTAGTCCTCGGTGGCCTGCACGCTGGGCTTGGAGAACATGGTCGCGGTGTCGTCGTACTCGATGAGCTTGCCCGGGGCGCCGGTGCCCGCGATGTTGAAGAACGCGGTCTTGTCGCTGACACGGCTGGCCTGCTGCATGTTGTGCGTCACGATGACGATCGTGTAGTCGGTCTTCAGCTCTTCGATGAGGTCCTCGATCGCGAGCGTGGAGATCGGGTCGAGGGCCGAGCAGGGCTCGTCCATCAGGATGACCTCGGGGGCGACGGCGATCGCGCGGGCGATGCAGAGTCGCTGCTGCTGTCCGCCCGAGAGGCCGGAGCCCGGGAGCGCCAGGCGGTCCTTCACCTCTTTCCAGAGGTTGGCGCCCTGCAGGCTCTTCTCGACGAGGTCGTCGCCCTCGCTCTTGGTCATGCGGCGGTTGTTGAGCTTGACGCCGGCGAGCACGTTGTCGCGGATCGACATCGTGGGGAACGGGTTCGGCCGCTGGAAGACCATGCCGACCTGGCGGCGGACGAGCACGGGGTCGACGCCGGCCGCGTAGAGGTTGTTGCCGTCGATGCGCACCTCGCCCTCGACGCGGGCGCCGGGGATGACCTCGTGCATGCGGTTGAGCGTGCGCAGGAAGGTGGACTTGCCGCAACCGCTCGGGCCGATGAAGGCGGTGACGGTGCGGGGCTCGATCGTCAGGGAGACGTCTTCGACAGCCTTGAACTTGCTGTAGTAGACGTTGAGGTCGGTGACTTCAATGCGCTTAGACACGTTGTTCCTTAGTTTTTGCCAGCCGAGGCTAGCGACCGAGCTTGGGGGAGAAGATGCGGGCGATCAGGCGGGCGACGAGGTTGAGCACCATCACGATGACGATGAGGGTGAGCGCACCCGCCCAGGCGCGGTCGAGGTAGGGCTGCACTTCGACGCCGGGGCTCGAGTACTGCGAGTACACGAACACGGGGAGCGCCATCATCTGGTCGCGGAAGACGTCGTAGTTCATGCTCGCGGTGAAGCCGGCGATGATCAGCAGCGGCGCGGTCTCGCCGATGACGCGGGAGATGGCGAGGGTCACACCGGTGGTGATTCCGGCGATCGAGGTCGGGATGACGATCTTGACGATCGTGAGCCACTTCGGCACACCGAGCGCGTAGGAGGCCTCGCGCAGCTCGTTCGGCACCAGCTTGAGCATCTCCTCGCTCGAGCGAACGACGACCGGGATCATCAGCAGCGACAGGGCGATGGCGCCGCCGAAGCCGAACCGGATGCCCGGGTCGTCGAGGATCAGGGCGAAGAACGCGAAGGCGAAGAGACCGGCGACGATCGACGGGATTCCGGTCATGACGTCGACGAAGAACGTGATGGCGCGGGCGAGCGGGCCGCGGCCGTACTCGACGAGGTAGATCGCCGTGAGCAGGCCGATCGGTACCGAGATCAGCGTCGCGGTGCCCGTGATGAGCAGCGTGCCGACGATGGCGTGCAGGGCGCCGCCACCCTCGCCGACGACGTTGCGCATCGACTGCGAGAAGAAGTCGATGTCGAAGCGCGGCAGGCCGTTGACCAGCACGGTGAAGAGCAACGACACGAGCGGCAGCAGCGCGATGATGAACGCGGTGACCACGAGCGACGTGACGAGGCGGTCGCGGGCCTGGCGGGCGCCCTCGACGAGGTAGGTGACGACGAAGAGCAGGATGTCGAACAGGATCGTGCCGAGGAAGATCGCCGCGGCGATGTTGTACTCCCCGCCGGTCGCACCCTGCACGAAGCCGAAGACGACGAGCAGCACGACCCAGCTGCCGCCGAGCAGGACCCAGGGGGTCCAGCGGGGCAGGCGTCCGGTGGTGAGCGCGTTGGCGATGTCGACCGACGGGGTCGCAGTGGTGGTCACTAGTTCGCTCCAGAGAACGCCTTGCGGCGGTTGATCACATAGCGGGCGATGGAGTTGATGATGAGCGTGATGACGAAGAGGATGAGGCCGGTCGCGATCAGCGCGTTGACGCCGACGCCGTGGGCCTCGGGGAAGTTCAGCGCGATGTTTCCGGCGATCGTCGACGGGTTATTCGAGCTGGTGAGCACGAAGTTGATGACCAGCGCGGGGGAGAGCACCATCGCGACCACCATGGTCTCGCCGAGGGCGCGGCCGAGGCCGAGCATCGCCGCGGAAATCATGCCGGGGCGACCGAAGGGCAGCACGGCCATCTGGATCATCTCCCAGCGGGTCGCGCCGAGGGCCAGTGCGGCTTCCTCGTGCAGCGTCGGCGTCTGGAGGAAGACCTCGCGGGTGACGGCGGTGATGATCGGGATGATCATGACGGCGAGCACGATCGCGACGGTGAGGATCGTGCGTCCCGTGCCGGAGACAGGCGGGGCGAAGAGCGGGAACCAGCCGAGGTTGTCGACCAGCCAGTTGTAGAGCGGGGTGATCGCGGGGGCGAGCACCTTGATGCCCCAGAGGCCGAAGACGACCGACGGCACGGCGGCGAGCAGGTCGATGATGTAGCCGAGGCCCTGGGCGATGCGGCGCGGCGCGTAGTGCGAGATGAAGAGCGCGATGCCGATCGAGATCGGGAGGGCCATGAGCAGGGCGAGGAAGGCGGCCCAGACTGTGCCGAACGCGAGCGGGGCGACGAAGGCCCAAAAGCTCGACGGCGAACCCTTGAGCTCGGCCGGGTCGACGACCAAGGCCGGGATGCTCTGCGCGATGAGGAACACCGCGACGGCCGCGAGTGCGGCGAGGATGATGATGCCGGCGGCGAGGGTGCTGCCGGTGAAGATGCGATCGCCGAGCCGGAGCTTGGGCTTAGGCGACACTCGTGCTGTCGTCATTCGTGGTCCGGAACCCGTCTGTTTGGAGGATGGTACGTGGAGCGTGTGGCGAAACTTCCGCCAGCCAAGTCTGTCGGGCTGCGAGCCGCCGTGCAACGCACGGGGTCCGCAGCCCGACTGACGTGGGGTGTTACTTAGAGCTTGATCGACTCAAGCGCGGTTGCAACCTCGGCCGAGAGCTCGGCGGAGAGGGGGGCGGCGCCGGCAGCCGAAGCAGCCTCGGCCTGTCCCTCTTCGCTGGTCACGTAGGAGAGGTAGCCGTGGACGAGAGCGGCTTGCTCGGCGTCCTCGTACTCCTGGCACGCGATGAGGTAGCTCACGAGAACCAGCGGGTACTGCGACGGGTCCTCGGTGTTGCGGTCGAGCTTGATCGCGAGGTCGGTCGCTTCGCGGCCCTCGACGAGCGGCGAGCCGTCGACGACGGCTGCAGCAGCCTCGGGGGAGTAGGAGACGAACTCGTCGCCGACCTTGAGCTTGGCTACACCGAGGTCACCGGCGGCGGACGCGTCAGCGTAGCCGATGGTGTTCGAGCCGTTGGTCACGGCGTCGACGACACCGGCGGTCTTCGCGGCTGCTTCTCCACCGTAGGCGGCGGGGAAGGGGTCAGCTGCCGGGTCGACCCAGACGTCGGGAGCAACCTTGCCGAGGTAGTCGGTGAAGTTCTTGGTGGTACCCGAGTCGTCCGAGCGGTGCACGGCGGTGATCGGAGCCGAGGGGAGCGTCACGTCGGGGTTGAGTGCAACGAGAGCCGCGTCATCCCACGTCGTGATCTCGCCGCGGAAGATGTGTGCCAGCGTCGCAGCGTCGACGTTGAGCTCGTCGACGCCCTCGACGTTGAAGATCACGGCGATCGGGGAGATGTAGGCCGGGACCTCGATGTAGCCGGTGTCGGGAACGCACGCGGCGAAGCCGCCCGCGATCTCGTCGTCGCTGAGCGACGAGTCGGAGCCCGCGTAGGCGACGCCGCCGGCGATGAACGCCTCGCGACCCGCGCCGGAGCCGTCGGGGGAGTAGTTGATGGTGACGTCGGGGTTCGCGGTCTGGAACGCTGCGATCCAGGCGTCGGACGCCGCGCTCTGCGACGAAGCGCCGGAGCCGTCAAGGGTGCCGGAGAGGGTGCTCTCGGACTCGGAGTCGGAGGGGGTGGTGCCCTCGTTGGAGGCGCACGCGCTGAAAAGCATGGTGCCGGCGATAGCGATGGCAGCGACGCTGCCAAAACGCTTGAAGTTCGATGTTGCCGTCTTCACGGGTTTCCCTTCGGGAATGTTTGCGATTACAGGATGAGGGCCGGTGCCGACCCGAGAGACGACGCTATGCGCGTGGGTTAACCAGAATCGCCCCGTGAGGTGAACGGGAGGTAAACGAGCTTGGAAGTTTTAGGCGCGGGCCGGGCCGTGCGACTCCACGGCGACGATTCCGTGGTTTGTGAAATCGCGTGCCACGTGGATGACGGCGTACTCGCCGGTAGAGAGTTCGGCCGCCCGGCGCAGGGCGGAGTCGCTCGGCGTGCCGGTGGCTCGGGCGATCTCGAGGATGATCTCGGGCAGCACGGGGCCGTGGCTGCAGAGCACCGCGGTCTCCTGGCGCTTGAGGCGCTTGGCGACGACCTTGTCGACACGGGCGGCGCCGTACTCCCACGCGTCCTGGCTGATGCTGTCGGTGTCTTTCACGGGCAGCCCGAGACGGCCGGCGAGCGGGGCGATCGTGGCGAGGCATCGGGTGGCGGTGCTGCTGATGAGTTTGCGCGGCGCGAAGGCGGCGATCGCCGGCGCGACGCTGAGAGCCTGGTCGGCTCCGCGCTGCATGAGCGGGCGGGTCGCATCGGCGCCGTCCCACGTGGAGGGCGGCACGGCGGTGCCGTGGCGCAGGGCGATGATGGCGAAGGTGCGGGCGCGTCCGGACTCGAGCCGTTCGGCGAACCGGTCGATCACGTCGATGTCGTGCGCGTAGCTGAGCTTCTTGCGCACCTTCTCGAGCGGCACCCACTCCACCGAGGAGATCTCGGCGTTGGGTGTGAACGTGGAGAGCTGCAGGGCGTGGTCGTCGATCTCGCTCGACCAGTAGTAGACGATCTTCTCGCGGCCGCTGGGCAGCGTGTACTCGACCGTGCCGAGCGGGGCGCCCAGCGTGATGGCGAGGCCGGTCTCCTCGGCGATCTCGCGCACCGCGGTCTGCGGCAGAGTCTCGCCCGGGTCGAGCTTGCCCTTGGGCAGCGACACGTCGGCGCGGTCGCCGCGGTGCACCAGCAGAATGCGGGCCTTGCCGTCGACGAGACGCCAGCACACGGCGCCCGCCGCGAGAACGGGCATGGTGGCGTCGCTCACCGGGAGGTCTTCGATCGTTCGGCCGCGGTGCATGACGTCATAGGAACATTCTGCCGGTACCGGGTCACTTTCCGGGCCGCCTAGCGTGAGGTGGTCCGTCGGCGCTGCGAGATGCGCTTCATGATCACGTTCTGCATGTCGCGCAGGGGCTCGCCGGTGTCGGTGCGCG
Encoded here:
- a CDS encoding BLUF domain-containing protein; translated protein: MKSIAYVSAAAAYMTDEEIAAILVQARANNVRHDLTGALLYHRGRFIQILEGPDEQLAARFTVIAADPRHRGIHVVSEEPITERQFPDWTMGFRPLTDDSITALPGYDDMFDASTGEVRLASGNDEAQRLLEWLRDYWFSRV
- a CDS encoding SpoIIE family protein phosphatase, yielding MLLGASVLVVIFFLSSTSILLRPPDTAWSAWWPASGVAIGVAARCEKRWLWSVVAAIGVVSALASVVGGRELVLAAWIGAAVAAEVWVGATVLRPRPDREPRLNTAGDLYRLLLCALAASVAFGVIGGTAVAVLRGGDSYLPALLASVPAHAAGVLLIAPLLIPRSREPGSASRVESTLVWIALAVVIFLCFGVNVGLPVAFLVSVPLTWGATRLAPRSALWLMVVTAIAVTTLSLVGRGPFSFGGLAPGVSVLMVQLFNLSFGLVALTLIVLTAQRRRLSEALEESAGLFRAAFDHSPLGYAVVTKTPAGPVVDQLNSAGRDLLGLRDGDPVHIMEHLSDDSWVELGAIIGTHGDVRRTQWQGAMTLQDGRSIQALISTLPSDLVHDSLAIQFFDITEQQRAQHAAREDLLRAGEVQQALLPKDLTPLSGYDVAGACVSAKTVGGDFYDWYRVTGGLAFSLGDVMGKGVGAGMIAATARAALRSARHVDDVTVAVARAADTLNIDAASADSFATLVHGRLRADTGEFDYVDAGHGLAIILRADGTIGRMASSDVPLGIDLGGDWTTHSDVLHPGDTLIAFSDGVLDLYDGTLATLDDVADLARESASPAELASRLTELARQVPELEDDCTVLIVRRVSSE
- a CDS encoding DNA-directed RNA polymerase subunit beta, encoding MTDEFHKPTQYSGDKFDTYEGGEDPAQILRVAHDTAHALVARARASDDPAVVDRLVAYTDEHGVDALSELWARSSAKSLPGALWRIYLLRLLIRQDSENIAYLFQRGTEVLGTIDAVVAGAPMPTGPDEITELADEILRGLFRGDFATALDRAAAFCRITSAGCTSVADDVDIVTPERATELTRRALRLTLTGDELSTCARLDRAGNLD
- a CDS encoding sigma-70 family RNA polymerase sigma factor; translation: MSDATATLDELLALVAQGDQAAFARLYDQIAPRVLGLVRRLLRDHAQSEEVTQEIFLEIWQNATRYDSAKGGASTWIMTMAHRRAVDRVRASQSSRDRDTKIGIRDYDAAYDNVSETVQVRVEHERVEKAMLRLTELQRQAVSLAYYGGYSHSEVATLLSVPIGTVKTRLRDGMIRLRDELGVAS
- a CDS encoding anti-sigma factor, producing MTDDKLTPADDVATLTGAYVLNALSAEERLAFEAKLGESESLRHEVTELADTAVLLGRAVAPVEPPAALKASIMGLIASTPQLPAVAPVVSITSKADAAAAVEAPAAVASATPTFSPAARKAQVRWFMRPAALLAGVAAAFVLFAGGGLLVTTLNDAQTQRVQADGLAAITSADDKQQAVADVSGGGSATLVWSNELQSSAVIVDGLATLPDGNVYELWYIDGEGPRSAGTFTVSEDGSTWRVLDGEMRAGDTVGVTVEPAGGSEQPTTDPIVAIASA
- the pstB gene encoding phosphate ABC transporter ATP-binding protein PstB; this translates as MSKRIEVTDLNVYYSKFKAVEDVSLTIEPRTVTAFIGPSGCGKSTFLRTLNRMHEVIPGARVEGEVRIDGNNLYAAGVDPVLVRRQVGMVFQRPNPFPTMSIRDNVLAGVKLNNRRMTKSEGDDLVEKSLQGANLWKEVKDRLALPGSGLSGGQQQRLCIARAIAVAPEVILMDEPCSALDPISTLAIEDLIEELKTDYTIVIVTHNMQQASRVSDKTAFFNIAGTGAPGKLIEYDDTATMFSKPSVQATEDYVSGKFG
- the pstA gene encoding phosphate ABC transporter permease PstA, with product MTTTATPSVDIANALTTGRLPRWTPWVLLGGSWVVLLVVFGFVQGATGGEYNIAAAIFLGTILFDILLFVVTYLVEGARQARDRLVTSLVVTAFIIALLPLVSLLFTVLVNGLPRFDIDFFSQSMRNVVGEGGGALHAIVGTLLITGTATLISVPIGLLTAIYLVEYGRGPLARAITFFVDVMTGIPSIVAGLFAFAFFALILDDPGIRFGFGGAIALSLLMIPVVVRSSEEMLKLVPNELREASYALGVPKWLTIVKIVIPTSIAGITTGVTLAISRVIGETAPLLIIAGFTASMNYDVFRDQMMALPVFVYSQYSSPGVEVQPYLDRAWAGALTLIVIVMVLNLVARLIARIFSPKLGR
- the pstC gene encoding phosphate ABC transporter permease subunit PstC — protein: MTTARVSPKPKLRLGDRIFTGSTLAAGIIILAALAAVAVFLIAQSIPALVVDPAELKGSPSSFWAFVAPLAFGTVWAAFLALLMALPISIGIALFISHYAPRRIAQGLGYIIDLLAAVPSVVFGLWGIKVLAPAITPLYNWLVDNLGWFPLFAPPVSGTGRTILTVAIVLAVMIIPIITAVTREVFLQTPTLHEEAALALGATRWEMIQMAVLPFGRPGMISAAMLGLGRALGETMVVAMVLSPALVINFVLTSSNNPSTIAGNIALNFPEAHGVGVNALIATGLILFVITLIINSIARYVINRRKAFSGAN
- a CDS encoding phosphate ABC transporter substrate-binding protein PstS, giving the protein MLFSACASNEGTTPSDSESESTLSGTLDGSGASSQSAASDAWIAAFQTANPDVTINYSPDGSGAGREAFIAGGVAYAGSDSSLSDDEIAGGFAACVPDTGYIEVPAYISPIAVIFNVEGVDELNVDAATLAHIFRGEITTWDDAALVALNPDVTLPSAPITAVHRSDDSGTTKNFTDYLGKVAPDVWVDPAADPFPAAYGGEAAAKTAGVVDAVTNGSNTIGYADASAAGDLGVAKLKVGDEFVSYSPEAAAAVVDGSPLVEGREATDLAIKLDRNTEDPSQYPLVLVSYLIACQEYEDAEQAALVHGYLSYVTSEEGQAEAASAAGAAPLSAELSAEVATALESIKL
- a CDS encoding NUDIX hydrolase, yielding MHRGRTIEDLPVSDATMPVLAAGAVCWRLVDGKARILLVHRGDRADVSLPKGKLDPGETLPQTAVREIAEETGLAITLGAPLGTVEYTLPSGREKIVYYWSSEIDDHALQLSTFTPNAEISSVEWVPLEKVRKKLSYAHDIDVIDRFAERLESGRARTFAIIALRHGTAVPPSTWDGADATRPLMQRGADQALSVAPAIAAFAPRKLISSTATRCLATIAPLAGRLGLPVKDTDSISQDAWEYGAARVDKVVAKRLKRQETAVLCSHGPVLPEIILEIARATGTPSDSALRRAAELSTGEYAVIHVARDFTNHGIVAVESHGPARA